The following nucleotide sequence is from Methylocella sp..
GAGTGCGCTGACCTCTGTCTTTCGTTGCTTGGGCAGCCTGAGCGCATCAAGCAGATAGCGGCCGCTGGACTTTCTCGTGTGCACAAGAATGGCGACTTCAACGAGAAGCTTTTGTCCAAGATAATAGAGGCTGCCGCAAAAGCATAGCGCCCCGCAAGCTAACGGGTTTCGCGCTCTCTATTTGGTACCATACGCTCATTTCTTATGATCGACTTTGCGGTCGGTCAAGAAGATCCAAAAAATAAGTTGGCTGCATCTTGTTATATTAAAAATAATTTAACTTATATAGAACGATAGAAATTAAATTAATTACTGTGACGTCAGCATTTACGCTGCCTTTCAGCTTCAAAACCGCAAGGTCTTAGCTGCCCAGACGTTTCACCCGTCTGGGGTCGCGTCTCTGATATTCGGGATCCGCTCATTCTTGTTAAATGGTCAGATTTCATCAGATCTCAGTCTACATTCTTCTAGGTTGACAGAAACAGATGTTTCATGGTTTTTAAAGGAAGTATATATTTACTATATTAAATCAACCTTGGGTTATTTAATCGTCGTCCGCTTCTTATGGTTGCCTTCATTTCAATTTGAATTCCATGCCGCGTTGCGGCAAGTCTTTACAATTCGATGCGGCATTGCGACGATCTTTACATTGGCGTTCAGTGAATGTTGTCACATTTAACGCAAAGGCCCGGGCGCATTGTCGTTTGCGCATTGGAAACCTATTCAAGAATAGGTGGAATACAGAATTTCAATCGCCGGGTTTTTCAAAACCTTGCGCGGCGCGCGATTGGGAAGCATTCGCCGCTAGCCATTGTGCGAGGCGACCAGAACGCGCAGCTTCCAACGATACAAGGGCTCGAAATTACGGCCCCCAAGTGTAAAATCTGCTTTTACCTAAGAGCCGGCTGGGAAGGGCTGACCAAGGCTAATATTTTTATCCTCTGCCACATCAATCTGCTCCCTCTTGCAGTTCTGGTCAGGATTATGCGCCCCAAACTGCCTATACTCCTCTTCGTTCACGGAGACGAAGTCTGGAATATTCGCAGGAAAAAGCGCTTCTATGAGACGCGGTTCGTCAGTTCTCTGACGCGGATCGCTGCCGTTAGCCAGTTCACGGTCGACGTGATGGCCCGTGAATTCGACGTTCCCTTGACGAAATTCCGGCTTCTGCCCAATGCGGTCGATCCCCTCACTGTTTCGCCGAGCTCAAACCAGCGGTCGCTTTCGACGATCCTGACCGTGACGCGGCTCGCCGAGAGCGAGCGGGAGAAAAACGTCGATAAAATGGTTCGCGCTGTCGCCGTGTTGAGACAAAAACTGCCGGACGTCAGATACGACATTATCGGCGACGGCTCGCTGTTGCCGGAGTTGAAAAAGCTTGCAAAAGATCTTGGCGTCGACGACGTCGTCAGGTTTTACGGTCGGGTCGATGACGCGGAGTTGCTCGCGGCCTATGAGCGCGCGTCGGTCTTCGCCATGCCATCGAACAAGGAAGGTTTCGGGATCGTCTATCTCGAAGCGTGGCAGCATGGATTGCCGGTCATTTGCAGTTCGATTGGCGCCTCGAGCGAAATCGTCGCTGACGGCGTTGACGGATTCGTCGTCGATCCCGACGAAGAGGCGGCGCTCGTGGAGCGCCTCTATCTGTTGTTGTCTCAACGTCAGGCGGCGGCGGAGATGGGGGAGCGCGGTCGCCAAAAGGTTATGGAAAAATACCTCGACGCGAACTTTCGGACGGCTCTTGATCAAATACTGGATGAGTTGCTCATCGAATCGAATAGCGAAGAGCTCGCAACCATTGACGGCGCGGAATTGAAGCGCTGAGGGCGGGGATTTCGCTGTCGGATAATCTATCGCCAGGTCGAGCCGTCTGGAGGTTACGATGATGGTCCAAAACCGACGTCCAGGGGGCTACCCAAACCGCGCTCGCGCGCCTATGCTCCGCGCGCTTTGTAGAGTTGGGACAAGACATGGCCGCACATGGCGTACCGCACTTTCACAATCAACCGGGGGTTCCGCGAGTCCGCGTAGGGGCGAAGGAATTCATGTGCGTCGGCGCATTGCCGCCGTTCGATCATCCACATATTTTCATCGACATGGGCGATGCCAATGAAGCTATCTGCCCCTATTGCTCGACCCTCTACGTCTATGACGCGGATTTGCATGGAGGCTGCATTCCGGCCGAATGCGCTTTCGATCCAGAGACCGCTCTCGACAAAGTCTGAGCCGTCGCGCTGGGGCCGATGAGCCGTCCCCATGCGCTGATCGCCGGGGCGGGAATCGGCGGTCTATGCGCCGCCCTGTGTCTTGCGCGCGGCGGCTGGCTGGTCAGCGTCTTTGATCAGGCAAGCGCGCTTGAAGAGGCTGGAGCCGGTCTTCAGCTTTCGCCCAACGCCAGCGCGATTCTGCGTGACCTCGATGTCATCGAGCGCTTGATCCCGTCCAGCCTCGCGCCCCGCGCGATCAAGATTCGGCGCGCGCGCGATGGCGCGA
It contains:
- a CDS encoding glycosyltransferase family 4 protein, whose translation is METYSRIGGIQNFNRRVFQNLARRAIGKHSPLAIVRGDQNAQLPTIQGLEITAPKCKICFYLRAGWEGLTKANIFILCHINLLPLAVLVRIMRPKLPILLFVHGDEVWNIRRKKRFYETRFVSSLTRIAAVSQFTVDVMAREFDVPLTKFRLLPNAVDPLTVSPSSNQRSLSTILTVTRLAESEREKNVDKMVRAVAVLRQKLPDVRYDIIGDGSLLPELKKLAKDLGVDDVVRFYGRVDDAELLAAYERASVFAMPSNKEGFGIVYLEAWQHGLPVICSSIGASSEIVADGVDGFVVDPDEEAALVERLYLLLSQRQAAAEMGERGRQKVMEKYLDANFRTALDQILDELLIESNSEELATIDGAELKR
- a CDS encoding zinc-finger domain-containing protein; the encoded protein is MAAHGVPHFHNQPGVPRVRVGAKEFMCVGALPPFDHPHIFIDMGDANEAICPYCSTLYVYDADLHGGCIPAECAFDPETALDKV